In the Aggregatilinea lenta genome, GGTGGGCGCGAAATGCGGCAGCACCAGCAGGTCGGTCGGCTCGGTGGGCATCTCGGCCAGCAGCACGTCGTACGCGTCCTGGCCTGCGGCGTCCGCCGCCGCGCGCTCCATCGGAGCGAACGTGTCGCGGAACCACTTCAGCAGCGCCCCGCTCAAATTGTAGTAGAAGCTGGCGTACAGCCCCGGCAGCGCGTGATGCTCGACGTTCAGCCGCGACGCGATCATCTGGTCCGTAGCCGGGATGGTGTCATAGGTAGGCGTGATGCAGGTATATGTGCCGAGGCCGTAGCTGGCGAGGCCTGCGCGAATCGCGCCCGCGCCCACGGCGGTCACGCACTGGTCGTGTGAACCGAGCACGATCACCGTGCTGCGCGGTAGGCCCAGCTCGTCGGCCAGGGCGGGATCGATCGTGCCGAGCGGGGTTGCGGCCTGGGCCAGATCGGGCAGCTTTTCGCGCGGCATCCCGACGTAATCGAGCGTCGGCTGCGACCACGCCTCGGCCCGGATATCCAGGAACAGCGTGCGGTTGGCGAGCGCGTAGTCGGTCACCGGCTCGCCGCCGAGCAAATAGACCACCAGATCGGCCCAGCCCAGGAACTTATAGGTGTTGTTAAAGAGGTCCGGCGCGTTGTCCCGCAGCCAGATCAGCTTGGGGCCGCCGTAAATGCCGCCCGCCAGGTTGCCGCTCCGCTCGTAAAAAGCCACCGGGTCGAGCGCTGCCAATGCCTGGACCGTTTCCGTGCCCCGGCTGTCAAATCCCAGAATGCAATTTCCCAGAATCTCACGCCTCGATGAGACGGGCGTCATCGCCTCGCCCATCGACGAGACCGCAAGCGCTTGTACCGGGTGATCCGGGATCTGCGCCACCGTGTCATGAATCGCCTCCTTAATGCTTTGCCAGACGTGACGGCTGTCGAGTTCCGCCCAACCGGGCTGCGGGCGCACGACGTTGTACTCGCGGCTGGTCACGGCCAGAAGGGTGCCATCCGCAGACAGCGCCAACACTTTGCATCCGGTCGTCCCGACGTCGATTCCCAACAGGCTCATGCGCCGCCCTCCAGGCTGGTTACGTGCCCAACTGCGGATACCCCAACAGCTCCATTACTTCGACCATAATACCGGCTGCCGCTTCGATGGAATCGGCCAGATATTGGCGCGACTCGGCAGCCTCGAACTCACCGCGCGCGATGGCGTCCTGCCGCTCGATCAGCTTTTGAGCGGCGTACTGCCCCGCCTCGCGCACGATGCGCGTCCACATATTCACGCGGATCACGCCGTCCCCGGCCAGCCCGGTCATCTGGTCCGGCGTCAGGCTCGATGTGCCGTGCAGCACCAGCCGCGCGTCGCCCAGGCTGGCGGTGAGCGCCTGCGCGCGCTCTGCCAGATAGCGCACGCCGCCGACCGCGTCCGACTGCTGCTCGGTGCCCAGGTCGGCCACCAGCAGATCGACGCCCGTGTGCGCCATGTAATCGACCGCTTTTTCCACGTACGAATCGCGCTGAACGGCCTGCGACCGCCCGCCAGACACGCTCAACTGCTCGATGATGCCCTCGACCAGCACCTGATCGCCGTAGGTCTGCACGTATTCCGCCGTCCACACGAGGTTGTCTTCCAGCGGGTACTTCTGCGCGTCGAACATGACCGTCGCCAGGTAGGGCAGGCCCTCGGTCAGCGCCCAGCGATCACGCTTGGGATCGGCGTGATCGAGATGCGGCAGCACCACGACGCGCGAATAGGGCGCGTCCGGCCCGTCGCACAGCGCCTTGAGGTGTTCCATGTTGGAGATGAATCCGGCGCGCGGATCGCCGCTGGAGGTGATGCGTGCAGCCTGGGGCATGTAGGGGTAGGTGAAGGTCATGGCGACGGCCAGGGGCACTTCGCTGAGGTTGTATTTCTCCGCGATGCGCTGGGCGGCCAGTAGTATCGCCTCGGTGTTCCAGTGCGCGGCGGTGCAGAAGATCGCCATGCTCGCACCCCGGTCGCGGAACAACTGCGTGTAACGGAGCGCTTCATCGCGTCGTGTAATCACGGTCATGCCAGCACCGCCTCAGGGGTAACCATCGCGCCCGGATCGGGACGACCCGGTAAGGGATGAACGTGTGGATTGGAATACCGCGCAGGATGAGCCACAGCGCAGACACGGAGGCCCTGCGTTCGAGGAGATATTCTACAAATAAACTCTATAGAGATGAAGGGACGCATGTCCTGTTCAAAGCATTATATATGACATGTTGTGAACGCTCACAGAATATCATGTCCTGCGCTCAGCGTCAATCGAGTCGGCGCGTGCCGGGCAGAGCGATTGTGAACGACTTGACAATCCGCGCGCAGATGCCGTATTATGTCGTTATACGATATATCGTCACACGACATATTGATCCGCGACATATCAGGGAGATCGTGAATGGAGACACTTCAGGAACACTTGCCTCTGTCCGAATCGACGTTCTTTATTCTGCTCAGCCTCGCCCAGGAACCCCGGCACGGGTACGCTATCCTGAAGGACGTCGAGGCGCTCAGCCACCAGCGCGTCACTTTGAGCACTGGCACGCTCTACGGCGCGCTCAGCCGCCTGCTCGATCAGGGCTGGGTGATGCGGTTGGATGAGGACGAGCCGGAAGAATCGGGCCGCCCGCGCAAGCGTTACCGGCTCAGCGATCTGGGCCAGCGCATTTTGCAGGCGGAAACAGGGCGTCTGGAACGGGTAGCGGCGGTGGCACGCTTCCGCCTGGAAGGAACAACCTTATGACCCGGACAGGTCGCATTCTCACAACTCTTTACGGCTATTTACTGCGGCTGTACCCGTCAGGCTTCCGCGCTGAATTCGCGGACGAAATGCGGGGCGTGTTTGCCGACGCCATGCGCGACGCCGTCGCTGCCGGATCGTGGCCGGTGATGCACCTCATCCTGCGCGAACTGGCGAGCCTGCCCGCAAGCCTCGTGCAGGCGTCCAGGCTTTACCCTTCACGGTCCATTTATGCCGACAAACTCTCGCGCGCCCGCTGGTCGGCACGGTACTTCAGCATCTTCTGGGGCGGCTATATGCTCACGCTCGCCGTGCAGCGCACGCTCGATTCCGGCGATCTGACCGTCCTGCGCGCCGTGCAAATGGTTCCCTCGCTCGCGCTCGTGCTGGCGTGGCGGTGGGAGCGGCAGGGCGGCCTGCTGACCATGCTCGGCGGTGCGGTGCTGTGCGGCCTGGGCGCGATCGGCGGCTACAACGCAACCCAGGGCGAGCCGCTGCTGACCCAACTTGCGATCATGTTCACTGGCCTGATGTGGGGTGCA is a window encoding:
- a CDS encoding class II fructose-bisphosphate aldolase, with translation MTVITRRDEALRYTQLFRDRGASMAIFCTAAHWNTEAILLAAQRIAEKYNLSEVPLAVAMTFTYPYMPQAARITSSGDPRAGFISNMEHLKALCDGPDAPYSRVVVLPHLDHADPKRDRWALTEGLPYLATVMFDAQKYPLEDNLVWTAEYVQTYGDQVLVEGIIEQLSVSGGRSQAVQRDSYVEKAVDYMAHTGVDLLVADLGTEQQSDAVGGVRYLAERAQALTASLGDARLVLHGTSSLTPDQMTGLAGDGVIRVNMWTRIVREAGQYAAQKLIERQDAIARGEFEAAESRQYLADSIEAAAGIMVEVMELLGYPQLGT
- a CDS encoding FGGY-family carbohydrate kinase, with amino-acid sequence MSLLGIDVGTTGCKVLALSADGTLLAVTSREYNVVRPQPGWAELDSRHVWQSIKEAIHDTVAQIPDHPVQALAVSSMGEAMTPVSSRREILGNCILGFDSRGTETVQALAALDPVAFYERSGNLAGGIYGGPKLIWLRDNAPDLFNNTYKFLGWADLVVYLLGGEPVTDYALANRTLFLDIRAEAWSQPTLDYVGMPREKLPDLAQAATPLGTIDPALADELGLPRSTVIVLGSHDQCVTAVGAGAIRAGLASYGLGTYTCITPTYDTIPATDQMIASRLNVEHHALPGLYASFYYNLSGALLKWFRDTFAPMERAAADAAGQDAYDVLLAEMPTEPTDLLVLPHFAPTGPPYYDDNPYGIIAGLTLETSRGTTIKGLLEGMTYYFRDGIERMARAGIEVSEYRVTGGGARSDAWLQIIADIIGVPLLRPQVTEACALGAAILAGLGGGVYASADEAVGLLVKVDRVFEPDARRHDLYTERFERYHALYPFAQTLH
- a CDS encoding PadR family transcriptional regulator; the protein is METLQEHLPLSESTFFILLSLAQEPRHGYAILKDVEALSHQRVTLSTGTLYGALSRLLDQGWVMRLDEDEPEESGRPRKRYRLSDLGQRILQAETGRLERVAAVARFRLEGTTL